One stretch of Epinephelus lanceolatus isolate andai-2023 chromosome 15, ASM4190304v1, whole genome shotgun sequence DNA includes these proteins:
- the afg1la gene encoding AFG1 like ATPase a, which yields MAVCIPLSVKMSPSALLGVRSLLTEQYSSGKLLKCLTELCRRGYSVKAQPAVEESGVSSAGFTGPLDHYTGLIRDGTLREDEHQKAVLQTLDQLHKKLRGYSNTPTSFISKFFTKPKAPKGYYIYGDVGTGKTMVMDMFYSYVETEKKKRVHFHGFMLDVHKRIHRLKQSMPKRKAGKMAKSYDPIAPVAEEISEEACLLCFDEFQVTDIADAMILKQLFENLFLNGVVVVATSNRPPEDLYKNGLQRVNFVPFIAVLQKYCQTLRLDSGIDYRKRNKPTAGKLYFLSSEPDAEATLDKMFDDLAFKQNDITRPRVMIVHNRKVRLNKACGTIADCTFEELCDRPLGASDYLEISRLFDTVFIRHIPLLTLNKKTQARRLITLVDALYDQKVRVVILADHPLEDIFVHNGDHNHDESHIMMDDLGLKRDEASSLSIFSGEEETFAFQRTVSRLTEMQSEEYWLEGDRSTKSKV from the exons ATGGCGGTGTGCATACCGCTGTCTGTAAAGATGTCACCCTCAGCTCTACTGGGCGTCAGAAGTCTGTTGACTGAACAATATTCATCCGGAAAGCTGTTAAAATGTCTGACAGAGCTCTGCAGACGAG gttaCTCAGTGAAAGCCCAGCCGGCGGTGGAGGAGAGCGGGGTGAGCTCCGCCGGGTTCACCGGGCCTCTGGATCACTACACCGGGCTGATCAGAGATGGGACCCTGCGGGAGGATGAGCATCAGAAAGCGGTGCTGCAGACTCTGGACCAGCTCCATAAAAAGCTCCGAGGATACAGCAACACACCGACATCCTTCATCTCCAAg TTTTTCACCAAACCAAAGGCTCCTAAAGGTTATTACATCTACGGTGATGTTG GCACAGGGAAAACGATGGTGATGGACATGTTTTATTCTTACGTTGAGactgaaaagaagaagagggtTCATTTCCACGGCTTCATGTTGGACGTGCATAAAA GAATCCATCGGCTGAAGCAGAGCATGCCAaagaggaaagcagggaaaATGGCCAAATCTTACGACCCCATTGCTCCAGTAGCTGAGGAGATCAGTGAGGAGGCCTGTCTGCTGTGCTTTGATGAGTTTCAG GTGACTGATATCGCTGACGCCATGATTCTCAAGCAGCTCTTTGAGAATCTGTTTCTGAACGGTGTCGTTGTTGTGGCCACGTCTAATCGTCCTCCTGAAG aCTTGTATAAAAACGGGCTGCAGAGAGTCAACTTTGTGCCGTTTATTGCTGTGTTGCAG AAATATTGCCAGACTCTTCGCCTGGATTCTGGGATAGATTACCGCAAAAGGAACAAACCCACAGCTGGAAAACTCTACTTCCT CTCCAGTGAGCCTGATGCAGAGGCGACTCTAGACAAGATGTTTGATGATCTGGCTTTTAAGCAGAACGACA TAACACGACCGAGAGTTATGATTGTTCACAACAGGAAAGTCCGTCTGAACAAAGCATGTGGGACCATCGCAGACTGCACGTTTGAGGAGCTCTGTGACAGA CCTTTAGGGGCCAGCGACTATCTGGAGATATCCAGACTGTTTGACACCGTCTTTATTCGACACATTCCTCTACTGACGCTGAACAAGAAAACTCAAGCCAGGCGGCTCATAACGCTCGTGGACGCCCTCTACGACCAAAAG GTGCGGGTGGTGATTCTTGCAGATCATCCATTGGAGGATATTTTCGTACACAATGGTGATCACAATCACGACGAGAGCCACATCATGATGGACGATCTAGGGCTGAAAAGG GATGAAGCCAGCAGTCTGTCCATCTTCAGCGGAGAGGAGGAAACATTCGCCTTCCAGAGGACGGTGTCTCGCCTCACGGAGATG